From Vicinamibacterales bacterium:
GACGGCTCGACGTCCGCAGTTTCGTATTCGCGTGCAGCTGAGACGAGTTCGTGAAGATTTTCGATTCTCGCTTGCGCTTCTTCGCTTCGTTCGTCCTGTAGGTCTTGAAGGTAGCCGGAGTGATCGAGAACGCCCTCGATGGTTGCCGAGGCCGTTTGGGTCCTCGCGACGGTGCTGATGTGTTCAACGAGCTTTCGAAACACAGACAAACTGCTCAGGGCACGGGTCGGGACGAGCTGTTTGTCCACTACCTGGATGATGCGTGTCCACAGCGACGGTGGTGGCGTTACCTTTTCTGGGACATCTAGCAGCGGGGTTTCTTCACCACTGGTGGGGTTCATCTGGTCCAGTGTATTCATGACGCCTTTGCCGATTCCCCGCGTAGGAACATTGATCACTCGGCGCAGGCTGACATCATCGTGCGGATTGATCGCTAGCTTGAGATAGGCCAGCGTGTCCTTAATCTCCTTCCGCTCGTAGAAGCGAACACCACCGACCATTTGATAGGCCACCCCGAGGCGGAGTAGCGCATCCTCGACCGCCCGCGACTGCGCATTAGTGCGGTAGAGAATGGCTATTTCGGCGCCGGCCTCAGTTGAGGCACCTGCTGTGGAAGCGATGAAAGCAGCCTCCTCCAGCTCGTCGCTCCCCCGGAAGTAATTGATTCGCGCCCCGCCCTCTTGCTCGGTCCATAGTCGTTTTTCCTTCCTGTTACGGTTCTGGCGGATGACGGCTGACGCCGCGTCGAGAATGATTTGCGTTGAACGATAGTTTCGTTCGAGGCGGACGATTGTTGTTTCGGGAAAGTCTTCCTCAAAATCAAGGATGTTACGGAGATCGGCGCCCCGCCATTTGTAGATCGACTGGTCGGGGTCGCCCACGACACACAGGTTACGATGCTTCTCGGCCAGCTGACGGACCAGCAGGTATTGCGGGCGGTTGGTGTCCTGATATTCGTCTACCAGAATGTATCGGAACTGCTCGGCGTATTTTGTTCTCACCCGACCGGACCTCTCGAACAGCTCAACTGTTTTGAGGAGCAAGTCATCAAAGTCAAGCGCGCTTGCGTCGGCCAGTGCGCGCACGTATCGCCTATAGATCTGAGCCACGCGTTCCTCGAACGGCCCCCACCCGCCCTCGGCCACCTCGTCAGGGCCCTGCATCCGATTCTTGGCCGAGCTGATTCGCCCGAGCGCAGCTCTTGGCGCTACCAACTTGTCATCGAAGCCCAAGTCTCGGATTATCTTCTTGACCAAGGTGAGTTGATCACTTGAGTCATAGATAACGAAGTCGCGTGACAAACCAAGCTCCGGAGCCTCGCGGCGTAACAAGCGGGCGCACAGCGAATGAAAGGTCGAAATCCAGAGCCTCTTGTGGGCGACACCAAGGAGACCCTCGACACGCTCGCGCATCTCTTGGGCGGCCTTGTTTGTAAAGGTGACTGCCAGGACGTGCTCTGGCTTGGCGTGACCATCGCCGATCACATACGCGAGGCGTGACGCGATGACGCGAGTCTTTCCCGACCCTGCTCCTGCCAAGATTAACAACGGGCCGTTCAGTTTTAGTACGGCGTCACGCTGTTCAGGATTCAGCTGCGAGAGAAAGTCCGTCATTCGACGGTGACGCTCTTGGCGAGGTTGCGAGGTTGGTCGACGTCACAGCCTCGGCGGACAGCGATGTGGTAGGCAAGGAGTTGCAACGGCACGACCATCAGCACGGGCGTCAGTAATGGGTGTGTGCTGGGGACCGTTAGGATGTGGTCGTTCGACCGGTCGAGCATTTGACCAAGCACGTTCGGTTCACCATCGGTCAAGGCGATAATCGCGCCGCCGCGAGCCTTGGCCTCGGCGATATTGCTCGTCATTTTCTCGAAAACGTGATCATGCGGCGCCAGAGCGACAACTGGAACGTTCTCTTCGATGAGCGCAATCGGCCCATGCTTCATCTCACCAGCTGGGTAGCCTTCTGCGTGAATATACGAGATTTCTTTCAGCTTGAGTGCGCCCTCTAATGCGATCGGGTAATTAATGCCGCGGCCGATGTAGAGAAAGTCCGACTGCTCATAGAACCGGCCCGCAAGTTGCTCAATAATCGGATTCAGCTTGAGCGTTTCCTCAACGAGTCGGGGCAGTTGCGCGAGAGCCTGAAGATGCGGTCGTGCAGCTTCTGACGTCAGGGTCCCCCGCAGGCGCGCTAAGTGTAACGCCAGTAAATGTAGTGCGATCAGCTGGGAGGTGAAGGCCTTGGTTGATGCCACCCCGATCTCTGGACCGGCGTGGGTGTAAACCGTGCCTTCGGCCTCGCGTGTCACCATGCTGCCGACGACGTTACAAATCGCGATGGTATGTGCACCCCGGTCTCTGGCCTCGCGGAGCGCGGCCAGCGTGTCGGCCGTTTCACCGGATTGAGTGATGACAACGGTCAAGCTCCGACTGTCGATGATCGGGTCGCGATACCTGGATTCCGAGCCATAGTCGACATCGACAGGGAGGCGTGCGAGTTGCTCGAAGAGAAACTTCCCGACGAGGCCTGCGTGCCAGGAGGTGCCGCAGGCCACGATCGCGACACGGTCGATGGTTCGGAGGATATCCTCCGAAATGCCGAGCTCGCCAGGAAAAACATCGCCAGTTTCTAGGGAGGTCCGTCCGAGCAAGGTTTCTTGGATCCCGTCGGGCTGTTCGAAGATCTCCTTCTGCATGAAGTGCTTGTAGCCAGCTTTTTCGGCCATCACGGCGTCCCAGGCGACGTGCTGTGGTTTGAGTGCGCGCGGGTTCCCCTCAAAATCTGTAAACGTTGCTCCATCACGTCGCACGACTGCCATCTCGTGATCGCCTAAAAAGATGACATCCCGAGTATGGCTAAGCACGCCAGGAATGTCCGACGCCACTAGGTATTCCCCGTCGCCCACGCCGATGACAATCGGAGGCCCACTACGGGCAGCAACGATGGTGCCGGGGTCGTCAACCGAGATGAGCACCAGAGCGAACAGACCACGGAGAGCCGAGAGGGATCGTTGCACCGCAGCTGCAAGACCGTCATCGCGCATTTCGCTCTCCACTAGGTGCGCGATCGTCTCAGTGTCAGTCTCACTAACGAACGTGTGCCCATCCCGCTCGAGTTTCTGCTTCAGTTCGAGGTAATTTTCGATGATGCCGTTATGGACAACTACCAGCCGGCTCTTACAATCGACATGCGGATGGGCGTTCTCTTCGGTCGGTCGCCCGTGCGTCGCCCATCGGGTATGTCCCAAGCCGTAGTCCCCGTTGGCGGACTCCAGATTGAGGGTCTCTTCAAAGTGTGCCAATTTCCCGGCTGAGCGCTGGCGTTCAAGCTTCCCTTCACGGACCAATGCAATTCCCGCGGAATCGTAACCGCGGTACTCCAGCCGCCGCAGCCCGTCGAGAATCACAGGCAGAGCAGGTTTTGAGCCAACGTAGCCGATAATGCCGCACATGGCAGATCTCTGGGCACTACGGCGTCAAGAGCGACGCTTCCGTTTCACCCAGCCCTCCTTGATAGTCTGGCGACCACGCGCGACCGCAAGCGACCCAGGCGGTACGTCATCCGTGATTGACGACCCTGATGCAACGTAGGCGCCCTTCCCCACCGTCACCGGTGCGATGAGCTGGGTGTCGCTGCCAATAAATGCACCATCCTCGATCACGGTTTGGTGTTTGGCGGTGCCGTCGTAGTTGCAAATGATTGTACCGGCACCGATATTGACGTTCTCTCCTACGGTGGCATCGCCGAGGTAGGCGAGATGATTGGCTTTTGAGCCGGGGCCTACGACAGCATGCTTCACTTCAACAAAATTACCAATCTTGACCTTACGCCGAATATCAGCATCCGGTCGCAGGTGGGCAAACGGGCCGACGCGCGCGCCGGTTGCCACGCGGGCACCAGTGATCACACAGTGATTGTTGATCGTCACGTCGTTCTCAATCGTTGAGTCCACAATCCGTACGCCACTGTGAATCTCGCACGCGGTGCCGATAGCCGTCCGACCCTCGAGTGTAACTCCCGGGTGTAGCACAGTGTCGGCGCCCACGGTTACATCGGCGTCGACGTAAGTCGTCGCCGGGTCCTCGATCGTCACACCGGCTGCCATTAATTCTTCGTTCTTTTTTTGTCTCACGACGGCCCCCACTTCTGCCAGTTCAGTCCGGCTGTTGATGCCGCGAACCTCCCCTGCCTTCTCGATGGAAACGGTTTCAACGACTAGCTTCCGCCGCCGATAAATTGAAATGAGATCGGTCAGGTAATACTCATCCTGCGCGTTCTCCGAGGCGATCTGCCGAAGCGCGTCAAACAACGGTTTCAGTTTGAGTGCATAAATGCCGCTGTTGATCTCACGGATGTTTCGCTGCGCCGGTGTTGCGTCACGTTCTTCAACGATGCGCGTGATCTGCCCACGTGACCGAACGATTCGACCATAGCCGAACGGCCGTGGCACGGTTGCGGTGAGCACTGTGGCAGCTGCGTCGGTGTCCCTATGGAATGCCACTAGATCTTGCAGTGTGGCGCTGCGGACCATGGGCACGTCGCCAGCCAAAAGGACAAGGGTGCCATCTGAGCCGCTGAGCGCCGATTCGGACTGCATGAGTGCGTGACCTGTCCCGAGTTGCGGTTCTTGGATAACAAACCGCACGCCGGGCCACCCACGCACTGCTGTTTGAACCTGTTCGGCTCCACAACCCACAACTACCGTAGTCGACGCAACATTAAGTGTGGAAATGGCACGAAGCGCGTACTCGATCATCGGTCGTCCGGCCACGCGGTGCAAAACCTTTGGGAACGCCGATTTCATGCGCGTGCCCATACCCGCCGCCAAGATCAAGACGTGCGTGTCAACCATAGTTGCTAGAAATTGTAGTGTACCGGATCGTCGAACTGGCGTCCCGCCGGCACTCAAGGAGCTACCGCGCCGGCCGGTGGCCCCGCCGGCGTTTTTGCACGGGTGGTTTGAGTAATTTCTGAACCCGTTGATCTTCCCGCAGAGATTTGAAATCTGGCTCTTGACGCGCGACTGTTCGATTTTCTGGTTCGAGCTCCACCGCCCGCTCTAGATGGGAGATTGCTAGGTCTGGGCATTCAGCTTGGGCATAGACGATGGCAAGCATGTAGTGGGCTTGTTCAGCTTCAGCATCTTGGCTGATAGCCTGCTGTAAGTGACGCAGTGACTCATCTTGAGCTGCATTATTAAGGGCTATCGTCGCCGCGTAGACCAACTCCTCTGTTGTTGTTGGTCCCGGCGTGAGTGGCATCGTTTGGCGTTCACACACCCGTAGATGTACCCGGGACCGGTCGTGCAACTCACGCTCATCGTGAAACTCCTCAATTACTGACTTGAAAGCAATGGCTGCTGACGCAAAATCACGAATTTGGAGGGCGCCCAGGCCATGTTCATAAGTGCTGACGGCCTCTCGGTGCCTGGCTAACTTGGCTTCTCTGGCTGCCTCCTCCTGAGGACTGGGTTTCGGAGCCGGCGGGCTGACTTCCCGGCCGGTCTGCGCTTTTCTCTTTCCTCGCACTGTCCGCTTTGCTTTGGTCGCTCGGCGTTGCTTAGCCATCTAATCTCCTGATTTGGGCGCGGTAGGTTAACAGAAGCTATATCTGGGGTCAACATGGCCCCAGACATGCGACTGGTTCCTAACGTTGCTAGTCATTGAGTGAGCCGGTCAATATTTCTTTGCTTCTTCGATTGCCTTGTAAACTGCCTTAGAGGACATTCCATGTCTACGAGACAACCTCAGAACAGCCTCTCTTCTCATAAGGTCCTTTTTATCTGTTAAATGACAGAACTCCTTATAAATAAGCATCTTATCGACTGACTGATTTTTTCTTTTGTCTGGAGTAGAAGGGCTAATAACGAGGGTAAATTCACCTTTGATAGAAGTTAACTTGTTTATTACAAATGAGATAGGTCCTTTAACCAACTCCTCGTGTTTCTTTGTGAGTTCTCTACCGAGACTAATTTCTCTGTCGCCGAATATATCTCTCATATGACCTAATAACTTGAGAATTCTGTGAGGAGATTCAAAAATTACGATCGGCCGAGGCTCGTCTGCGAGTCTCTCGAGCCAAGCCGTTCTCTCTTTGGCCTTGGGAGGTGGAAATCCTGCAAAAAGAAACTGGTCCGTTGTCATTCCTGATGAGACCAATGCGGTGAGAATAGCGCTGGCGCCAGGAACAGCCTCCACACGAATACCTCGTGTGTGAGCAGCCGCGATGAGTCGTGTTCCGGGGTCAGACAGTGTTGGAGTGCCCGCATCCGAGACCAGTGCAACCAGTTGGCCCTGTTCGAGCTTAGAGAGCAGGGAAGCCTGTTTTTGTTGTTCGTTGTGCGCGTGAAAGCTCGTGGTCGGAGTCGAGATCGAGTAATGTCTAAGTAGAGTTGCAGTGCGGCGGGTGTCCTCGGCCGCGATGAGGTGGACCTCTTGGAGGACGCGGATCGCCCGTAACGTGAAATCTTCAAGGTTGCCGATGGGCGTGGCGACCACGTAGAGGGTGCCGGGCATGCGAAATACCGTGCGTCAACCGGCGCCGGCAAGCGTATTCTACCATTCCCGCGAGGCGTCGTTCGAGAGATCGCTCGCCTAGGCGATAGACGACATCCTGAATGTACTCAGGCGAACCGCTGTCACCGTTTGTTGAGAACTACCTGAATTACCTATACGAGACTCAGCCCACCGCCGCAGCCTTCGACGGTGTTCATCAATACGATGACCTTCTAGAGGATCCAAGCCGCACCGTACTTGAGGGACAGGGCCGTGAGTTGGGGGGACTGGTAAGACAGCTGGCTGCTGTTGGCAAGTCGGGGATGACGAAGACCGAACAGGTCGAGCGCGAAATGCTCACTGCCAACATCCGTGCAAGGATATTTGAACTTGAGAATATACGTTCATGGGAACGTAACCCACAGCGGCACTCCGAGATTCTCGCCACGAGCTTGGCGGGGCAGGTCTTGTTTCCCTACGCTCCGGTAGGGGAGCGCGCACGCCGCATTCTCTCGAAACTAAAACAAACGCCCCGGCTAATCGAAACGGCGAGGAAGACGATTCAAGATCCGCCGGGTATCTTCATTAGAGAAGGCATTACGTCGCTTAACGGGGTAGTCGAGTTCATTGAGCACGACCTACCACGAGCCCTGACCAGTCTGGACGACATGCATCTGTTAAGTGATCTCGCCGATGCGTCCACAGAAGCAGTTACAGCAATCCACGGCTACACCGAGTATCTACGCAACGAGGTGGCACCGAAGGCTCGAGGTTCGTTCCGGCTCGGCCGGGAAAACTTTGATGGAAAGCTTGAACTTGAAGAAGGCGTAACACTAGGTGCTGACCGCCTCCTCGCGATTGCACAGCGGGAACTCCGCGAGACCCAAGAAGAATTTCGCAGCGTCGCTGGGCGGCTTGGCGGGGATGTGGCATCGGCACTTGAACGTCTAAAACAGGATCATCCGTCTGCCGCCACGTTGGTGTCGACGGCCCAAGGTCAGGTGACGGAACTCGCCGCATTCGTAGAACGAAAGGGTCTCGTTTCCGTGACCGATGGCGAGGTGCCCGTGGTAGCTCCCACGCCACCCTTTTACCGGTGGACGTTTGCCAGCCTCTGGGCGCCGGGCCCCTTTGAGGCTAGACCGCTGCCGACCTACTACTACCTGACTGATGTCGACCCCGCTTGGACACCCGACCGCCAGGAGCAACATCTTCGCGATTTTCATATCGGAGCACTCTGGGCGATCTCGATGCACGAAACCTACCCCGGGCACTTTCTTCAGCACCAGCATGTGTGCCGGATCGAGTCGAAACTTCGCAAATCGGGACTTCTTGCGTCGATTGGGTTTATCGAGGGCTGGGCGCACTATGGCGAGCAGGTCATGATCGAGGCTGGGTTTGGTGGGAAGGATAATCACGTCAAGCTTGGTCAGCTCGCCGAGGCGCTAATTCGTCTCGCACGACTTGTTGTCGGTATCCGGTTGCATGTCGAAGATATGTCAGTCGAGCAGGGCGTACGATTCTTTCGTGACGAAGCGTTCATGGAAGAGGGGAGCGCACGCCGGGAAGCCGAGCGGGGCACCTTCGACCCTGGCTATGTTGTCTATTCGCTCGGCAAACTGATGATTCTTAAACTCAGGGCAGACTACGAAGCCAAACACCCGAGCAAGTTCTCTCTCAAGACCTTCCACGACCGTCTCCTTGGCAACGGGAACTTGCCGATTTGGGCGCATCGTCGCCTCATGCTCGGTGGTAATGCCGGGAGCGCGTTGGCGTGAATGACCCTCTTCCCCGTTGACAGGTGGAGAGGGCGAGCGTACGATGGTCGCTTCTAACGTCCTGAAAACATGCCCCTTTACGAGTACGAATGTAACACCTGCGGTGACCGTTTTGAGCGGATTCAGCGATTTTCTGATCCACTCGAGAAAAAATGTCCGGCCTGTGGCGGACCGGTGCGGAAACTGTTGTCGTCGCCCGCCATTCAGTTCAAGGGCACCGGCTGGTATGTGACCGACTACGCCAAGAAGTCGGGTGCTGCTTCCCGGTCGGATGACGGCGCGAAACCCAGTTCGCCGAGCGACTCCAAAACCAAGAAAGACAAGCAGAAAACTAGTTCCTCTTCTGACACCCCCGCTTCATCATCGAGTTCGTCGTCGACGTCTCAATCAGCATCGAAGAGCTCGTCTGGCTCCCCCTCCAAAAAGTAGGCCGCGGGGTTCCCTGCCGGCAGAGGTTCCGATCAGTGAAGACGGAAAGGGGTTAAATCCGTCAGTTGCCGGCAGGCCTGTTGACGCCGACCTTGCAGAGATATTCGCGAAAGGTGTCCGACAAGTCAGGGTGCTTGAGCGCGAAGTAGGCGGTTGCCCGGAGAAAGCCAAGTTTGCTACCGGTGTCGTGGCGAACGCCGTCGATTTCGCATGCGTAGATCGGCCGGCCGGTCAGCAGTTGTCGGAGTGCGTCGGTCAACTGGATTTCACCTTGCGCGTCTGGCGGTGTCGTGTCGAGAATGGGGAAAATGTCTGGAGTGAGGATGTAGCGGCCAACAATGGCAAGGTCGGAAGGCGAATCTTCCCTTGTGGGTTTCTCAACCATGTCATGAATCCGATAAACACCGGCGTGGTTCGAAACCGGTTCGGCATCGACGATCCCGTAGTCACTAATCCGATCAGCAGACACTCGTTCAACCCCGACAACAGGGCCGTCAAGCTTTTCGTAGACATCGATCAGTTGACGCAACGCTGGTGGGGTGGCATCGATCACATCGTCGCTTAAAATAACGGCGAATGCTTCGTCGCCGATTAGCTCGTGCGCCAAGATCACGGCATGCCCCAGACCCAACGGCTCACCCTGCTGGACTGTGGAGATGCTGGCGGGGCAGGGGACATTCCGGACCTCCGCGAGCAGGTCCCCCTTGCCACGTGATTCGAGTAGCGCCTCCAGTTCGGCGTTAATCTTGAAATGGTCTTCGACAAGCTTGGTTCCCTGGCCGGTCACCAGGACGACATGGTCAATGCCAGCGGCGGCGGCCTCTTCAACGCTGTACTGAATAATTGGCTTATCAACCAATGTCAGCATCTCTTTTGGCTGTGCCTTGGTCGCCGGCAGGAACCGGGTTCCGAGACCGGCGGCTGGAAAGACTGCTTTGCGGATGGTTGGCAACACGCGTAACCTCTCGGCGGGCATCCTACCTCAGGTGCCACCGTGGGGATAAACGATTTAGAATGCTCCTAGCGCACACGGCGCAACGATGGTAACAGCAAGGCCGTCATCATGCTTGACCCAGCAATAGTTAGAGATCATCTCGACGAGGTTGAAAAGGGGCTCACTGAGCGAGGGGCTACTAATCTTAAGGCCGACCTCGCCACGATTAAGGAGCTCGATACTAGGCGCAAGGCGATCATTCCTAACCTCGAGGAGGCGCGTCGGGAGCGCAAGGAATTGGGCGCTAGGGTCGCTTTAGCCAAGAGGGCTGGTGAGTCGGCGGATGACTTGCTGAAGAAAGGCCGAGCCCTCTCCGACGGGATTCATGAGCAGGAGAAAGACCTCGCAGCTGTTGAACAGGAACGGCAGAAGCTCTTACTCCGGCTGCCAAATTTTCCGCACAAGAGCGTGCCGCGAGGTGCCAACGAGAAGGCAAATCAGGAAATCAACCGCTGGGGTGAAGTAACTCGCTTTGACTTCACGCCGAAAGCGCACTGGGACCTGGGTCCCGAATTGGGCATTCTCGATTTTGAGCGTGCTACGCAAATGTCTGGAGCTCGTTTTGCTGTGTTGCTTGGCGTGGGCGCAAAACTGAACCGCGCAATAATTAATTTCATGCTTGCAGTCCACACGAAGGAGCATGGATATGTTGAGGTAGCCCCACCGTTTCTTGTCAACGAAGAAGCTCTGATCGGCACCGGCAACTTGCCTAGGTTTGAAGCCGACCTGTTCAAAATGGCAGGGAACTCGAATCTTTACTTAGTACCAACCGCTGAGGTTCCACTTGCCAATCTTCACCGGGAGGAGATTCTGGATGGTCGAAGACTACCACTCAGCTACGTGGCCTACACGCCGTGCTTCCGTAGCGAGGCCGGTTCTTACGGCAAGGACGTAAGAGGCCTCATTCGACAGCACCAGTTTGAGAAAATTGAGCTGTTCAAGTTCACGACCCCTGACCAATCGTACAGAGAGCACGAAACACTAACCCGCCATGCGGAGGTCATCCTTGAGAAGCTCGGTCTACCGTATCGACGGATGGTTCTGAGCACCGGTGATATGGGTTTTGCCGCGGCGAAGACATATGACCTTGAGGTGTGGTTACCTGGACAGGAAACCTATCGTGAGATCTCTTCATGTAGTAACACAGAAGCGTTCCAGGCCAGACGTGCAGGGATCAAGTTCCGTCCCGACGGCGTGGGTAAAGCTGAGTTCGCCCACACTCTTAATGGCTCCGGACTTGCCGTTGGTCGTACCCTCATTGCTGTGCTGGAAAATGGCCAACAGGCGGACGGTTCGGTCGTCGTGCCCGAAGCGCTCCGACCGTTCATGGACGGGCAGGAGGTCATCGAACCCGCACGCTAGTTTTTATATTGGAGGGATGGCCGAGCGGTTGAAGGCGGCGGTCTTGAAAACCGCTGTGGGGGAAACTCCACCCTGGGTTCGAATCCCAGTCCCTCCGCCAGTATCCATACTGACTGCAGGCCTAGGAATCTGGGATCTGCATAGCATTGTAGACAGGCGGTAGCCCGAATTTCGCCCAAAGGATTCAGACAATGGCAAATGAGCCAAACGCTACATCTAGGTTCGCGCCGCGCTACTCGGAAATTCCGACCTTTATGCGGGCGCCGTTAATCCGTGACCCATCAAAGTTGGATATCGCCTTGGTCGGGGTTCCATTCGACGCTGGGGCGGAAAATCGACCCGGTCAGCGTCACGGGCCGCGTGAGATTCGCAATATGTCGAGTTTGACTCGTTCGGTTCACCATGTCACAAAGATTAACCCCTATGAGTTGTGTCGCATCGGCGATATGGGGGACGTAGCGTTCCCTTGGGCCTTCGACTTAGAGAAAAGTTATGCCGATATCACTCGGTTCTATGAAACCTTGCGGGAGGCGGATGTAGCGCCTCTGAGCGCCGGCGGCGACCATTCAATCAGCCTCCCAATTCTTCGCGCGATTGCTGCCAGACAGCCGGTGGGTATGGTCCACATCGATGCTCATACAGATACCTGCGACGAGGAACTCGGATCTCGATTTACTCACGGCACCCCATTTCGTC
This genomic window contains:
- a CDS encoding UvrD-helicase domain-containing protein — encoded protein: MTDFLSQLNPEQRDAVLKLNGPLLILAGAGSGKTRVIASRLAYVIGDGHAKPEHVLAVTFTNKAAQEMRERVEGLLGVAHKRLWISTFHSLCARLLRREAPELGLSRDFVIYDSSDQLTLVKKIIRDLGFDDKLVAPRAALGRISSAKNRMQGPDEVAEGGWGPFEERVAQIYRRYVRALADASALDFDDLLLKTVELFERSGRVRTKYAEQFRYILVDEYQDTNRPQYLLVRQLAEKHRNLCVVGDPDQSIYKWRGADLRNILDFEEDFPETTIVRLERNYRSTQIILDAASAVIRQNRNRKEKRLWTEQEGGARINYFRGSDELEEAAFIASTAGASTEAGAEIAILYRTNAQSRAVEDALLRLGVAYQMVGGVRFYERKEIKDTLAYLKLAINPHDDVSLRRVINVPTRGIGKGVMNTLDQMNPTSGEETPLLDVPEKVTPPPSLWTRIIQVVDKQLVPTRALSSLSVFRKLVEHISTVARTQTASATIEGVLDHSGYLQDLQDERSEEAQARIENLHELVSAAREYETADVEPSLAGFVDRLSLLSETDEVEGDKSACVSLMTLHASKGLEFPTVIIAGLEEGLFPHSRSCDDEEELEEERRLCYVGITRAQERLVLTGSARRRVFGEYQPSDPSRFIDEVPAELVDHLASSLRTSSRDKLRSTNRPSEGFSRGGRSRQFQSGEETVDSTYAYEDEDQSLSAVGPGTQVRHPQFGVGIVVAVEPSRDDAKLTVRFRTVGQKKLLAKYAKLTLA
- the glmS gene encoding glutamine--fructose-6-phosphate transaminase (isomerizing), translating into MCGIIGYVGSKPALPVILDGLRRLEYRGYDSAGIALVREGKLERQRSAGKLAHFEETLNLESANGDYGLGHTRWATHGRPTEENAHPHVDCKSRLVVVHNGIIENYLELKQKLERDGHTFVSETDTETIAHLVESEMRDDGLAAAVQRSLSALRGLFALVLISVDDPGTIVAARSGPPIVIGVGDGEYLVASDIPGVLSHTRDVIFLGDHEMAVVRRDGATFTDFEGNPRALKPQHVAWDAVMAEKAGYKHFMQKEIFEQPDGIQETLLGRTSLETGDVFPGELGISEDILRTIDRVAIVACGTSWHAGLVGKFLFEQLARLPVDVDYGSESRYRDPIIDSRSLTVVITQSGETADTLAALREARDRGAHTIAICNVVGSMVTREAEGTVYTHAGPEIGVASTKAFTSQLIALHLLALHLARLRGTLTSEAARPHLQALAQLPRLVEETLKLNPIIEQLAGRFYEQSDFLYIGRGINYPIALEGALKLKEISYIHAEGYPAGEMKHGPIALIEENVPVVALAPHDHVFEKMTSNIAEAKARGGAIIALTDGEPNVLGQMLDRSNDHILTVPSTHPLLTPVLMVVPLQLLAYHIAVRRGCDVDQPRNLAKSVTVE
- the glmU gene encoding bifunctional UDP-N-acetylglucosamine diphosphorylase/glucosamine-1-phosphate N-acetyltransferase GlmU; the protein is MVDTHVLILAAGMGTRMKSAFPKVLHRVAGRPMIEYALRAISTLNVASTTVVVGCGAEQVQTAVRGWPGVRFVIQEPQLGTGHALMQSESALSGSDGTLVLLAGDVPMVRSATLQDLVAFHRDTDAAATVLTATVPRPFGYGRIVRSRGQITRIVEERDATPAQRNIREINSGIYALKLKPLFDALRQIASENAQDEYYLTDLISIYRRRKLVVETVSIEKAGEVRGINSRTELAEVGAVVRQKKNEELMAAGVTIEDPATTYVDADVTVGADTVLHPGVTLEGRTAIGTACEIHSGVRIVDSTIENDVTINNHCVITGARVATGARVGPFAHLRPDADIRRKVKIGNFVEVKHAVVGPGSKANHLAYLGDATVGENVNIGAGTIICNYDGTAKHQTVIEDGAFIGSDTQLIAPVTVGKGAYVASGSSITDDVPPGSLAVARGRQTIKEGWVKRKRRS
- the rsmI gene encoding 16S rRNA (cytidine(1402)-2'-O)-methyltransferase — encoded protein: MPGTLYVVATPIGNLEDFTLRAIRVLQEVHLIAAEDTRRTATLLRHYSISTPTTSFHAHNEQQKQASLLSKLEQGQLVALVSDAGTPTLSDPGTRLIAAAHTRGIRVEAVPGASAILTALVSSGMTTDQFLFAGFPPPKAKERTAWLERLADEPRPIVIFESPHRILKLLGHMRDIFGDREISLGRELTKKHEELVKGPISFVINKLTSIKGEFTLVISPSTPDKRKNQSVDKMLIYKEFCHLTDKKDLMRREAVLRLSRRHGMSSKAVYKAIEEAKKY
- a CDS encoding DUF885 domain-containing protein, translating into MYSGEPLSPFVENYLNYLYETQPTAAAFDGVHQYDDLLEDPSRTVLEGQGRELGGLVRQLAAVGKSGMTKTEQVEREMLTANIRARIFELENIRSWERNPQRHSEILATSLAGQVLFPYAPVGERARRILSKLKQTPRLIETARKTIQDPPGIFIREGITSLNGVVEFIEHDLPRALTSLDDMHLLSDLADASTEAVTAIHGYTEYLRNEVAPKARGSFRLGRENFDGKLELEEGVTLGADRLLAIAQRELRETQEEFRSVAGRLGGDVASALERLKQDHPSAATLVSTAQGQVTELAAFVERKGLVSVTDGEVPVVAPTPPFYRWTFASLWAPGPFEARPLPTYYYLTDVDPAWTPDRQEQHLRDFHIGALWAISMHETYPGHFLQHQHVCRIESKLRKSGLLASIGFIEGWAHYGEQVMIEAGFGGKDNHVKLGQLAEALIRLARLVVGIRLHVEDMSVEQGVRFFRDEAFMEEGSARREAERGTFDPGYVVYSLGKLMILKLRADYEAKHPSKFSLKTFHDRLLGNGNLPIWAHRRLMLGGNAGSALA
- the galU gene encoding UTP--glucose-1-phosphate uridylyltransferase GalU — its product is MPAERLRVLPTIRKAVFPAAGLGTRFLPATKAQPKEMLTLVDKPIIQYSVEEAAAAGIDHVVLVTGQGTKLVEDHFKINAELEALLESRGKGDLLAEVRNVPCPASISTVQQGEPLGLGHAVILAHELIGDEAFAVILSDDVIDATPPALRQLIDVYEKLDGPVVGVERVSADRISDYGIVDAEPVSNHAGVYRIHDMVEKPTREDSPSDLAIVGRYILTPDIFPILDTTPPDAQGEIQLTDALRQLLTGRPIYACEIDGVRHDTGSKLGFLRATAYFALKHPDLSDTFREYLCKVGVNRPAGN
- the serS gene encoding serine--tRNA ligase — protein: MLDPAIVRDHLDEVEKGLTERGATNLKADLATIKELDTRRKAIIPNLEEARRERKELGARVALAKRAGESADDLLKKGRALSDGIHEQEKDLAAVEQERQKLLLRLPNFPHKSVPRGANEKANQEINRWGEVTRFDFTPKAHWDLGPELGILDFERATQMSGARFAVLLGVGAKLNRAIINFMLAVHTKEHGYVEVAPPFLVNEEALIGTGNLPRFEADLFKMAGNSNLYLVPTAEVPLANLHREEILDGRRLPLSYVAYTPCFRSEAGSYGKDVRGLIRQHQFEKIELFKFTTPDQSYREHETLTRHAEVILEKLGLPYRRMVLSTGDMGFAAAKTYDLEVWLPGQETYREISSCSNTEAFQARRAGIKFRPDGVGKAEFAHTLNGSGLAVGRTLIAVLENGQQADGSVVVPEALRPFMDGQEVIEPAR